The window ACATTGTCCCTGGCAGCAATATAAGACTCATTGCCagccagggttttttttccagttgttcAGGTTTGGACTGTTTCACCTCCTGTCTCCACTTTcccttcttatttttaaaaatagagaatgTCTATCTAAACAGATTCCATGGCAAAGGGGGAGCTGAACACTGAAGGTGAATGGGTACTTTTAGAAAAGTACTGAAGTAAGATCCTTTTCTAAGAATTTTCTTTAGGGCTCAAGCAATGAGAGAAAAGTgctaaaatctaaaaaaaattgaaagagaaaGGGCAATTCTAACATTGCCTTTGTGAGCTGTGCCAAGAAGGGCTTCTAATCCTGCTAAAATAGTTGATTAAATCCTTACATTTTTCTGATGCTGCCATTTCAGATTTGAGCCTGTGCTGTATAATTTCTGCATATCTTTATTTTGTAAAACTGTGTTGTTTTCCACTGAGACCAGGTGAAGAGTAACCTGAAGGTTTTACCCGTGGCCACTCTTAGCCACGTGGTGGACAATCATGACCAAGATCAGACATTTTGTGTTACAGTGGCTACCGCACTGACAGTGCCTGGTAGTCCCCTCAATGTTACCTCTCTCGGCTGCCTTTGTAtggaagctgaaaaaaaaaccccgcTGAAATGCACAGGGGCATCtttcaccagcagcaccaaacTCGTGTTCTCTCCGCACAATTACCTGGAAAACACTACGAGCAACTGCCTTTCCAAGTGCTTCTATTTTAGGTAGGacctgttcctttttttttaggagGCGGTTTTGCATGCGCCTTCGTTTTACACGAGGAACTTGTTATTATACATTGTATTACATTGTTTAGAGTTTGTTTTACGCGCGGAACTTGTACTACGCATCTCATTACATTGTATTTTATGTTTGTATTTTATGCCACGAAGCCGAATAAACCGGTTGGATTTGTAGCCCTTGCGCTGCCATTGGAGCCGTGCGGCCCCGGGGCGTGTCTGCAGGGCCTGGCCATTCCCTCAGAGCCGGGGGGGGCGCGGCCTCGCCCCGCGCATGCGCAGCGCCGATCTCGCCGCCTCCCCATAAACCTCGCGAGATCCCGGCTGACGCCTGGGCTGGGCCGCGGCTCGGGGCAGGCGGGACGATGGCAGCGGCAGCCGGGCGGCTCCTGGCGGCGACCGTGGCTCGCTCGGGGCGTGCGGGCTGGGGTGAGCCGGGCCGGGCCACGGCCGTGCCGCTGGTGCCCTCCCGGGGTGCCACCGTCACCCGCAGCGGCGCCATTTTGCCCAAGCCGGTTAAGGTGAGTGAGGGGCGAGCGGGCGGGGGCGGCAGCGGTGGCCAATCGGGGAGGGTGCAGCTGCCGCGGGCGGGGCGGTGGGCTGAGTGACAGTGCCTGGGGCCAATGAGCGGGGGGCAGTGGGCGGGGATGCGGAAGCGCTCGGCAGCGGGAGGGAGACGGGAGCGGCCCCCCGAGCGGGCGGGGCTCACCCGGCCCCTGCCCCCCGCCTCACCCCGAGCGAGGCAGCGCTGCGGCCTAAGGGGGACAGCAACACCGCCTCGCCATTCCTAAGGCACGGGTGTTCCCTGTCCCGGGCTCCCCTCTCGCTGGTGCGGGAGTATTTGTAATATATTGTACTATAATAAAGCGCGGTGCGGGGGTTGGCACTAGGGACGCAGATTGTTCTTCTGGCCGCTTCCCGGGCCCTCCGCGCGCCTGTGGAGCCGGGAATGTGCCGGTTCAGCCAAAGTGCGACTTGCCTGGATGTAAAGATCCACTTTTTACAATCGACTCCTTGCAGACGCCCTTCGGTCTCCTCAGAGTCTTCAGCGTCGTGATCCCTTTCCTGTATGTTGGTACTCAGATCAGTAAGAACTTTGCAGCCTTACTTGAAGAACATGATATCTTTGTCCCAGAGGATGACGATGACGATGATTAAAGGGTATGTCATTAACTACACCAGCAATCTAATAATTTGTGCTTCCCGTTTGGCTTGGGGTAGGGAGAATCTCAGACAAGGAAATACAGCCAGCAACAGCTTAAAAGACACATTTGCAGTTAAACACATGACACAGACATGTCTTTGGCTAtcaaattttttgttttgtaccAGAGTAGGCCAGACTGCTATCTGTAATCTCCACACCATGCATTCCTTAGAGACTGGAAAAACTGATGACGTTTTCCATCTTGTCAActaaatcagaaataaaatgtagTCAGTGAGGGTCTATACTGCAGACAACAGGGAGACTTAAGTGTTCCTACATTACACATCCAAAGAAGTACAACAGAGCTGAAGAGGGGTCTGAAGCACACCTGTTATGaagagtggctgagggagctgggattgtttagcCTGGTGAAAAGAAGCCTCAGGTGCAAgcttatcactctctacagctacaaaaggaggctgtagccaggtagGGTTCAATCTCTTTTCCCTATTAAtaagcaacaggacaagaggaagtAGCCTCAGGTTGTGctaggggaggtttagattggatattaggaaacatttcttcaggGATGGAGTTGTCCAGCattggagcaggctgcccagggaagtggtggagtcacatGCCCTGGAGGTAAGGACATGGTTAAGCACAGGACTTAGAAGTATTGGGTTAACAACTGGGACCCAATGaccttgaaggtcttttccaacctaaattattccatgattttgtTCTACTTATTTACCCATTTAAAGTCTTCTGTTTAGAAGTCTTCTTCTAACTTATGGAATGACTCTTAAAACAGAATCACATACTGTCTGAAATTCTCATATAGGTGAACAATTTATGAGAATTCCAGAACCCATCAGAACAAACTGGTGGGTGTTACAACACAGATCTCTGGAGTAGTTAGACCATTCAGACTCATTGCAGAAAGGAAGAATGGAAATAATTCACCTTTATCTGCACTATGCTACACTTTGTACCATTTTCTATTACTCTGTTTAGCTGCTCCTGTGTTTGGTGTATTTGATTATTTATAGATCAAAGAAACTATTTTAGAGAAGTTGTTGTAAATAATGTTGATTTATAATCAGTTTGGTGGGTGTATTCCAGTTATTAAGGGGGTTTCCAGTATGCACTGTGCAGCTAAAAGCTAAGACTTAAAAGATTGCAGACTGCACTGGGCTGTTGGAAACTCCCTTTATGTAAACTCCATTTTATGTAGTTTTGGGAGGATAGACTGCAGCTCTGTAGCATATCTGTAACAGCTTGTTTTTCTATTTGCAGCAATGAAACAGAAGAACAGAAGGGAGAAAGCCATTGACAAAACAATGGTTCCAACATCTGTCACCTGTGTTTTGTCCTTCCTAAAGTGGACAGGGGGCTTTGTATCCCCTTTTGCCAGTGAGTGTCCTGCACATCTCTGTATGCTGGAAAGCTGTAGATCAGAGTTGAAGGAAATGCTTGATAGGCCCTGTGTCCTTGCACACACATGCTCACCTCATCAAAGACTGCTTGGGATGCCTTGAATTAGCAACATGGGAAACACTTAATTAAAGATCAAGAGATTGACATGTGCAACTTTGGTCCTGTGTTTT is drawn from Poecile atricapillus isolate bPoeAtr1 chromosome W, bPoeAtr1.hap1, whole genome shotgun sequence and contains these coding sequences:
- the LOC131591539 gene encoding essential MCU regulator, mitochondrial-like, giving the protein MAAAAGRLLAATVARSGRAGWGEPGRATAVPLVPSRGATVTRSGAILPKPVKTPFGLLRVFSVVIPFLYVGTQISKNFAALLEEHDIFVPEDDDDDD